The following coding sequences are from one Xiphophorus couchianus chromosome 22, X_couchianus-1.0, whole genome shotgun sequence window:
- the znf318 gene encoding zinc finger protein 318 isoform X2 — protein MFRGRPPFRGYPPPARPYPSQGYRDDRARPKPPYHQDYPEYRDHGASEAYHRRHPSPGPGGHRGGDFWTGGPPPERSPPHRGPAHLDHNLVISVGNELTGPPHYHDRDYLPRPEYERSGSRGRSPDRSRGRSKSRHRGESRSPDRSRGRSKSRHRGESRSPDRSRGRSRSRGRSKSRAKSRGRSKSRARSKSRSRSRSPGKSRGRSRSFSSSSSSSSSSIRDKNDPSRKQFKELELARRRREVEELLGQPTKSILKKHNSYENSPSFRSSDSPRDLDRTMARVADQLMQAVKLNDPHAVAAVLSELRSDPQMSQRANLNNEIKEILNLLGVAEPVGGVPQKVLDDIDDEEKFLYGELEEPRMSAAPEPERHHSLDLYGDVTEDSLYSDLPSQRAMAGQVYNCPPTISPHLQVTSSVSEPNRHMSQPSINPDQNVMAYPPGTEPLEESERQALEEYEKIQDLLKTIGLDLGVGEISKMAARTKERLHGNKQPPKTPTRRQRYSSGSSNGSRHSRGRSRRSQSGSSSSSRSRSRSHGRGTKRGASWSSEDHESKKTTAAKTSKDWEVKETKNEWSTPTLPQSQTSDPAPIPTHTGMHIPTYPPPQLPGMMPPNYPPSAYSQYGNYLPYIHQQWPPMYPPPNMALPPQPAIENLTPPPTYKKAYRKPTPDTGPLGFARSVGQEEQRRRSQDQSISDEQNNESEKLKVLEEREKLRQEREVRMTKKEYLIKELERLRKQQGELLRKKRREKDGHKDPLLQEINRLQDEVMAKISNLRKEHEAAERKRSEIEKVAQILGLSPLDRPGKISKLNKIRDQEELPPKSEKREQGRNPEEQPAAGSAALKATPATSTEASPERQLSTAEAPPPDPFEYYDAGNHWCKNCNITSGSMFDFFTHLHSKPHRKTLDPYNRPWASGPTKTPKTTSGDAKQTKPAKGSEFLVPVRGFFCLLCKEFYGDAICAEEHVITHFHNEKYKKQMLENPLYEQRRNLDRQAGLGLEAGGKKRKYDDDDKDRDEKSKNKKEKKKEEEAAETCDEKIKVKQEEEEQKVKATRKSLEEDKLYSKKDEDEKYKHSKKEEKHNSRENEDRNSRYRGSTRDEEYRHRHRRDDDGHPKYGNKYTEDKYKQEKCSDSRSKHDRDEGKQKAEPEKPGGKPDVRKSEPPAKPYELPKIFCGPSPAMRAKLRKQAMEANKAPASAGAATSFGKFTWKKKENQLAKEAQKVAAEFLKDEEAAAKQKPGEEEDSLSKSVAAAKEIAEKLAGEELKSPPWYASVRGQIRPNLRAPVAPLRRASLAGKPASLNTFLNMKPQSTDGGPPGPFPRAPFRPPNPQMFNNKPGPPVSSAGPFGAMSAAPMVTGREQFGPKLPPSMLKPEPCQNTSKPDSAESKPEMKQGPLFPKPALVQSKPATAQSSPSTTSPASLNTASSETLSAPSEVKAAPPKVPPSQPALIKIVSDVAAPGVPESEQTRTVFVKPPPFKSMLAGPQKSEKLQGNLAAAKAQALFDIFYSSLGQAGPSSFSKTETDVRAAKSSPSVPVQNKNRPQNKPEPQKQTQTPNTLPTQTHNQSQPPDGPRLQTQEMPESQPQIQPQPQDEPTPQPQVQSPKVHHAQSPNEPQPRQQAQQKPGSQPPDHSLHQAEPSHEPQTAPQHRSTEPPNTTPTSPQNGFQSPQTQTDGDIQITSVWSLQDITAPTAKAAGPDPSDPPPHSEQTPPEGLSQSPPSSPGPKSQICPQTKPVRMEPAAEPLFQPEPQFEPQLDQDANSHQETTSEPQPKPKPSPRTRGKAATTKKTPSAAPVRQTRSQTRYQTRQQQSQPELEQDPGNQDITASEAKGLESPDPDKETDPPGTAVTPETLGLPSDMTALDFDYTFNFE, from the exons AGATTACCTTCCCCGACCTGAATATGAGCGGAGTGGTAGCAGGGGCCGAAGTCCAGACAGGAGCCGGGGACGCAGCAAGAGTCGTCACCGCGGAGAGAGTCGTAGTCCAGACAGAAGCCGGGGACGCAGCAAGAGTCGTCACCGCGGAGAGAGTCGGAGTCCAGACAGAAGCCGGGGACGCAGCAGAAGCCGGGGACGCAGCAAAAGCCGGGCCAAGAGTCGTGGGCGGAGCAAGAGTCGAGCACGCAGCAAGTCtagatccagatccagatctCCGGGGAAGAGCAGAGGAAGGAGTCGTAGTTTCAGCAGTTCgagctccagcagctccagttCCATCAGAGACAAGAATGATCCGTCCAGGAAGCAGTTTAAAGAGCTGGAGCTGGCCCGACGCAGGAGGGAGGTAGAGGAGCTCCTGGGTCAACCTACCAAATCCATCCTGAAGAAGCACAACAGTTACGAAAACTCGCCGTCTTTTCGG AGCTCCGACTCGCCCAGGGATCTGGACCGCACCATGGCTCGTGTTGCCGACCAGCTGATGCAGGCTGTTAAGCTGAACGACCCGCATGCTGTGGCAGCTGTTCTCTCAGAACTGCGGTCCGACCCGCAGATGTCTCAGCGGGCCAACCTCAACAATGAGATCAAAGAAATCCTGAACCTGTTGGGCGTGGCAGAGCCAGTGGGCGGAGTTCCACAGAAAGTCCTGGACGATATTGATGATGAGGAAAAGTTTCTGTATGGAGAATTGGAGGAGCCCAGAATGTCAGCGGCACCAGAGCCAGAGCGACATCACAGCCTGGATCTGTACGGAGACGTGACGGAAGACTCGCTGTACTCTGATCTCCCCTCGCAAAGAGCCATGGCCGGTCAGGTGTACAACTGCCCTCCAACCATTTCACCACATCTTCAGGTCACTTCATCTGTGAGTGAGCCAAACAGGCACATGAGTCAGCCCAGCATCAACCCCGACCAGAATGTCATGGCCTATCCTCCGGGAACAGAGCCACTGGAGGAGAGTGAGCGCCAGGCGTTGGAGGAGTACGAGAAGATCCAGGATCTCCTGAAAACCATCGGGCTTGACCTGGGCGTTGGAGAGATCAGCAAGATGGCTGCCAGGACCAAGGAGCGCCTTCATGGCAACAAGCAGCCTCCAAAGACACCCACGCGGCGACAACGATACTCTTCTGGCAGCTCCAACGGCAGCCGCCATAGCCGAGGCCGGAGCAGGCGGAGCCAGAGCGGCAGttcaagcagcagcagaagtcGCAGTCGCAGTCATGGGCGGGGCACCAAACGGGGGGCCAGCTGGAGCAGTGAGGACCATGAGTCCAAGAAGACCACAGCTGCTAAAACTTCCAAAGATTGGGAGGTCAAGGAGACAAAGAACGAGTGGAGTACACCAACGCTGCCTCAGAGTCAGACCTCTGATCCCGCCCCCATCCCGACTCACACAGGCATGCACATTCCTACTTACCCTCCCCCACAGCTCCCTGGCATGATGCCCCCAAACTACCCTCCTTCAGCATACAGCCAGTATGGAAATTACTTGCCCTACATCCATCAGCAGTGGCCCCCCATGTACCCACCGCCTAACATGGCCCTGCCCCCTCAACCTGCCATAGAGAACCTCACGCCGCCTCCCACCTACAAAAAGGCTTACAGAAAACCCACCCCAGACACGGGGCCCTTAG GTTTTGCGAGGAGTGTTGGTCAGGAAGAGCAGCGGCGGAGGAGTCAGGACCAGAGCATTTCTGACGAGCAGAACAACGAAAGTGAGAAACTAAAG gttcTGGAGGAGCGGGAGAAGCTGAGGCAGGAGAGGGAGGTCAGAATGACCAAGAAAGAATATCTGATAAAGGAGCTGGAGCGGCTCAGGAAGCAGCAAG GCGAGCTGCTGAGGAAGAAGCGCCGTGAGAAGGACGGCCATAAGGACCCCCTGCTGCAGGAGATAAACCGCCTGCAGGACGAGGTCATGGCGAAGATCTCCAACCTCCGCAAGGAGCACGAGGCTGCCGAGAGGAAGCGCAGCGAGATCGAGAAAGTTGCGCAAATACTTGGCCTGAGCCCTTTAGATCGTCCCGGCAAGATCAGCAAGCTGAATAAAATCCGGGACCAGGAGGAGTTGCCTCCAAAGAGTGAGAAACGGGAGCAGGGGAGGAACCCAGAGGAGCAACCAGCTGCCGGCAGCGCCGCCTTAAAG gCAACCCCAGCGACTTCGACAGAGGCGTCGCCAGAACGGCAGCTCTCCACCgctgaggctccgccccctgaCCCATTTGAGTATTATGACGCTGGGAACCACTGGTGCAAAAACTGTAACATCACCTCTGGCtccatgtttgactttttcactCACTTACACAGCAAACCGCACCGGAAG aCTTTGGATCCGTACAATCGGCCCTGGGCCTCCGGTCCCACCAAGACCCCTAAGACCACCTCAGGAGACGCCAAGCAGACCAAACCAGCCAAAG GGTCGGAGTTCCTGGTTCCTGTCAGAGGGTTCTTCTGCCTGCTGTGTAAGGAGTTTTATGGAGACGCCATCTGTGCTGAGGAACACGTCATCACACACTTTCATAATGAGAAATACAAG AAACAAATGTTGGAGAATCCGCTGTATGAGCAGAGGAGGAACCTGGACCGCCAGGCGGGCCTGGGTTTGGAGGCAGGCGGAAAGAAACGCAAATATGACGACGACGATAAAGACAGAGAcgaaaagagcaaaaacaaaaaggagaaaaagaaggaagaggaggctgCCGAGACCTGCGATGAAAAGATCAAAGTAaaacaagaggaagaggagcagaaagtGAAGGCAACCAGAAAGAGCCTGGAGGAAGACAAGCTTTACAGCAAGAAAGATGAGGATGAAAAgtacaaacacagcaaaaaggAGGAGAAACACAACAGCAGAGAGAATGAAGACAGGAACAGCCGGTACAGAGGCAGCACTCGAGACGAAGAGTATCGGCACCGCCATCGCAGGGACGACGACGGTCATCCAAAGTACGGCAATAAATACACCGAGGACAAATACAAGCAGGAGAAATGTTCAGATTCCAGATCTAAACATGATCGAGATGAAGGGAAGCAAAAAGCCGAGCCTGAGAAACCAGGAGGGAAACCAGACGTCAGGAAGTCTGAACCTCCGGCAAAACCCTACGAGCTGCCCAAGATCTTCTGTGGGCCGAGTCCGGCCATGAGGGCGAAGCTCCGCAAGCAGGCGATGGAGGCCAACAAAGCACCGGCCTCTGCAGGCGCCGCCACTTCGTTTGGGAAGTTCACatggaagaagaaggagaacCAGCTGGCGAAGGAAGCCCAGAAAGTTGCAGCAGAGTTCCTCAAGGACGAAGAAGCGGCTGCAAAGCAGAAGCCAGGTGAAGAAGAGGACTCCTTGTCGAAGTCAGTGGCCGCTGCCAAAGAGATTGCTGAGAAGCTGGCCGGTGAGGAGCTAAAATCTCCACCTTGGTACGCGTCTGTTCGAGGACAGATCCGGCCAAACCTCCGTGCTCCTGTGGCTCCGCTGAGGAGAGCTTCCCTGGCAGGAAAACCTGCATCCCTTAACACATTTCTGAACATGAAACCCCAAAGCACCGATGGAGGTCCACCAGGGCCTTTTCCTAGGGCCCCTTTCAGGCCTCCAAATCCACAGATGTTCAACAACAAACCCGGGCCTCCAGTAAGCTCTGCTGGACCGTTTGGGGCAATGTCTGCTGCACCCATGGTGACTGGAAGAGAGCAGTTCGGTCCTAAACTCCCCCCTTCAATGTTGAAACCTGAACCGTGTCAGAATACCTCTAAGCCTGATTCAGCTGAGTCTAAACCTGAAATGAAGCAAGGGCCACTGTTCCCTAAACCTGCTCTGGTCCAGTCAAAGCCTGCAACAGCACAGAGTAGTCCTTCAACAACTTCCCCTGCATCGTTAAACACAGCATCCTCAGAAACTCTGTCTGCTCCATCAGAGGTTAAAGCTGCTCCACCCAAAGTTCCGCCTTCACAACCAGCGTTGATAAAGATTGTGTCCGACGTGGCGGCTCCTGGCGTCCCGGAAAGTGAGCAGACTCGCACCGTGTTCGTCAAGCCACCTCCTTTCAAGAGCATGTTAGCGGGGCCTCAGAAGTCGGAGAAGCTCCAGGGCAACCTGGCTGCAGCCAAGGCGCAGGCCTTATTTGACATCTTCTACAGCAGCCTCGGCCAAGCCGGCCCTTCCTCTTTCTCCAAAACAGAAACCGACGTTAGAGCTGCTAAAAGTTCTCCTTCAGTCCCCGTCCAAAATAAGAATCGGCCCCAAAATAAACCTGAAccccaaaaacaaacccaaacaccAAATACACTCCCAACTCAGACccacaaccaatcacagccccCAGATGGACCCAGACTCCAAACACAGGAAATGCCTGAATCCCAACCTCAGAT CCAACCACAACCTCAAGATGAACCCACACCACAACCTCAGGTCCAGTCACCAAAGGTACACCATGCTCAGTCCCCCAACGAACCCCAACCTCGACAACAAGCCCAACAAAAACCAGGATCTCAACCCCCGGATCATTCTCTACATCAGGCGGAGCCGTCACACGAACCTCAAACGGCCCCCCAGCACCGTTCTACTGAACCTCCAAATACAACACCAACTTCTCCACAGAACGGGTTTCAAAGCCCACAAACCCAAACTGATGGTGACATTCAGATTACCTCTGTTTGGTCTCTTCAGGACATCACAGCTCCAACAGCTAAAGCTGCAGGTCCTGACCCATCTGACCCACCGCCTCACTCAGAACAGACTCCACCAGAAGGATTGTCTCAAAGTCCACCCTCTAGTCCTGGGCCCAAATCTCAAATCTGCCCACAGACGAAGCCCGTTAGGATGGAACCAGCAGCTGAGCCACTGTTCCAGCCAGAACCTCAGTTTGAACCCCAACTGGACCAGGATGCTAATTCACATCAAGAGACGACTTCAGAACCACAGCCTAAACCCAAACCAAGTCCTAGAACCAGAGGTAAGGCAGCAACGACGAAGAAGACCCCTTCTGCCGCTCCGGTTCGTCAGACCCGCTCCCAGACCCGATACCAGACCCGTCAACAGCAGAGTCAACCAGAACTCGAACAGGACCCAGGGAACCAGGACATCACGGCGTCAGAAGCTAAAGGTCTGGAGTCTCCTGATCCGGACAAAGAGACGGATCCTCCAGGGACGGCGGTCACCCCGGAGACCTTGGGTCTCCCTTCAGACATGACCGCCCTGGACTTTGACTACACTTTTAACTTTGAGTAG
- the znf318 gene encoding zinc finger protein 318 isoform X1 gives MFRGRPPFRGYPPPARPYPSQGYRDDRARPKPPYHQDYPEYRDHGASEAYHRRHPSPGPGGHRGGDFWTGGPPPERSPPHRGPAHLDHNLVISVGNELTGPPHYHDRDYLPRPEYERSGSRGRSPDRSRGRSKSRHRGESRSPDRSRGRSKSRHRGESRSPDRSRGRSRSRGRSKSRAKSRGRSKSRARSKSRSRSRSPGKSRGRSRSFSSSSSSSSSSIRDKNDPSRKQFKELELARRRREVEELLGQPTKSILKKHNSYENSPSFRSSDSPRDLDRTMARVADQLMQAVKLNDPHAVAAVLSELRSDPQMSQRANLNNEIKEILNLLGVAEPVGGVPQKVLDDIDDEEKFLYGELEEPRMSAAPEPERHHSLDLYGDVTEDSLYSDLPSQRAMAGQVYNCPPTISPHLQVTSSVSEPNRHMSQPSINPDQNVMAYPPGTEPLEESERQALEEYEKIQDLLKTIGLDLGVGEISKMAARTKERLHGNKQPPKTPTRRQRYSSGSSNGSRHSRGRSRRSQSGSSSSSRSRSRSHGRGTKRGASWSSEDHESKKTTAAKTSKDWEVKETKNEWSTPTLPQSQTSDPAPIPTHTGMHIPTYPPPQLPGMMPPNYPPSAYSQYGNYLPYIHQQWPPMYPPPNMALPPQPAIENLTPPPTYKKAYRKPTPDTGPLGFARSVGQEEQRRRSQDQSISDEQNNESEKLKVLEEREKLRQEREVRMTKKEYLIKELERLRKQQGELLRKKRREKDGHKDPLLQEINRLQDEVMAKISNLRKEHEAAERKRSEIEKVAQILGLSPLDRPGKISKLNKIRDQEELPPKSEKREQGRNPEEQPAAGSAALKATPATSTEASPERQLSTAEAPPPDPFEYYDAGNHWCKNCNITSGSMFDFFTHLHSKPHRKTLDPYNRPWASGPTKTPKTTSGDAKQTKPAKGSEFLVPVRGFFCLLCKEFYGDAICAEEHVITHFHNEKYKKQMLENPLYEQRRNLDRQAGLGLEAGGKKRKYDDDDKDRDEKSKNKKEKKKEEEAAETCDEKIKVKQEEEEQKVKATRKSLEEDKLYSKKDEDEKYKHSKKEEKHNSRENEDRNSRYRGSTRDEEYRHRHRRDDDGHPKYGNKYTEDKYKQEKCSDSRSKHDRDEGKQKAEPEKPGGKPDVRKSEPPAKPYELPKIFCGPSPAMRAKLRKQAMEANKAPASAGAATSFGKFTWKKKENQLAKEAQKVAAEFLKDEEAAAKQKPGEEEDSLSKSVAAAKEIAEKLAGEELKSPPWYASVRGQIRPNLRAPVAPLRRASLAGKPASLNTFLNMKPQSTDGGPPGPFPRAPFRPPNPQMFNNKPGPPVSSAGPFGAMSAAPMVTGREQFGPKLPPSMLKPEPCQNTSKPDSAESKPEMKQGPLFPKPALVQSKPATAQSSPSTTSPASLNTASSETLSAPSEVKAAPPKVPPSQPALIKIVSDVAAPGVPESEQTRTVFVKPPPFKSMLAGPQKSEKLQGNLAAAKAQALFDIFYSSLGQAGPSSFSKTETDVRAAKSSPSVPVQNKNRPQNKPEPQKQTQTPNTLPTQTHNQSQPPDGPRLQTQEMPESQPQIEPQLQNEPKPLKHTQPQPQDEPTPQPQVQSPKVHHAQSPNEPQPRQQAQQKPGSQPPDHSLHQAEPSHEPQTAPQHRSTEPPNTTPTSPQNGFQSPQTQTDGDIQITSVWSLQDITAPTAKAAGPDPSDPPPHSEQTPPEGLSQSPPSSPGPKSQICPQTKPVRMEPAAEPLFQPEPQFEPQLDQDANSHQETTSEPQPKPKPSPRTRGKAATTKKTPSAAPVRQTRSQTRYQTRQQQSQPELEQDPGNQDITASEAKGLESPDPDKETDPPGTAVTPETLGLPSDMTALDFDYTFNFE, from the exons AGATTACCTTCCCCGACCTGAATATGAGCGGAGTGGTAGCAGGGGCCGAAGTCCAGACAGGAGCCGGGGACGCAGCAAGAGTCGTCACCGCGGAGAGAGTCGTAGTCCAGACAGAAGCCGGGGACGCAGCAAGAGTCGTCACCGCGGAGAGAGTCGGAGTCCAGACAGAAGCCGGGGACGCAGCAGAAGCCGGGGACGCAGCAAAAGCCGGGCCAAGAGTCGTGGGCGGAGCAAGAGTCGAGCACGCAGCAAGTCtagatccagatccagatctCCGGGGAAGAGCAGAGGAAGGAGTCGTAGTTTCAGCAGTTCgagctccagcagctccagttCCATCAGAGACAAGAATGATCCGTCCAGGAAGCAGTTTAAAGAGCTGGAGCTGGCCCGACGCAGGAGGGAGGTAGAGGAGCTCCTGGGTCAACCTACCAAATCCATCCTGAAGAAGCACAACAGTTACGAAAACTCGCCGTCTTTTCGG AGCTCCGACTCGCCCAGGGATCTGGACCGCACCATGGCTCGTGTTGCCGACCAGCTGATGCAGGCTGTTAAGCTGAACGACCCGCATGCTGTGGCAGCTGTTCTCTCAGAACTGCGGTCCGACCCGCAGATGTCTCAGCGGGCCAACCTCAACAATGAGATCAAAGAAATCCTGAACCTGTTGGGCGTGGCAGAGCCAGTGGGCGGAGTTCCACAGAAAGTCCTGGACGATATTGATGATGAGGAAAAGTTTCTGTATGGAGAATTGGAGGAGCCCAGAATGTCAGCGGCACCAGAGCCAGAGCGACATCACAGCCTGGATCTGTACGGAGACGTGACGGAAGACTCGCTGTACTCTGATCTCCCCTCGCAAAGAGCCATGGCCGGTCAGGTGTACAACTGCCCTCCAACCATTTCACCACATCTTCAGGTCACTTCATCTGTGAGTGAGCCAAACAGGCACATGAGTCAGCCCAGCATCAACCCCGACCAGAATGTCATGGCCTATCCTCCGGGAACAGAGCCACTGGAGGAGAGTGAGCGCCAGGCGTTGGAGGAGTACGAGAAGATCCAGGATCTCCTGAAAACCATCGGGCTTGACCTGGGCGTTGGAGAGATCAGCAAGATGGCTGCCAGGACCAAGGAGCGCCTTCATGGCAACAAGCAGCCTCCAAAGACACCCACGCGGCGACAACGATACTCTTCTGGCAGCTCCAACGGCAGCCGCCATAGCCGAGGCCGGAGCAGGCGGAGCCAGAGCGGCAGttcaagcagcagcagaagtcGCAGTCGCAGTCATGGGCGGGGCACCAAACGGGGGGCCAGCTGGAGCAGTGAGGACCATGAGTCCAAGAAGACCACAGCTGCTAAAACTTCCAAAGATTGGGAGGTCAAGGAGACAAAGAACGAGTGGAGTACACCAACGCTGCCTCAGAGTCAGACCTCTGATCCCGCCCCCATCCCGACTCACACAGGCATGCACATTCCTACTTACCCTCCCCCACAGCTCCCTGGCATGATGCCCCCAAACTACCCTCCTTCAGCATACAGCCAGTATGGAAATTACTTGCCCTACATCCATCAGCAGTGGCCCCCCATGTACCCACCGCCTAACATGGCCCTGCCCCCTCAACCTGCCATAGAGAACCTCACGCCGCCTCCCACCTACAAAAAGGCTTACAGAAAACCCACCCCAGACACGGGGCCCTTAG GTTTTGCGAGGAGTGTTGGTCAGGAAGAGCAGCGGCGGAGGAGTCAGGACCAGAGCATTTCTGACGAGCAGAACAACGAAAGTGAGAAACTAAAG gttcTGGAGGAGCGGGAGAAGCTGAGGCAGGAGAGGGAGGTCAGAATGACCAAGAAAGAATATCTGATAAAGGAGCTGGAGCGGCTCAGGAAGCAGCAAG GCGAGCTGCTGAGGAAGAAGCGCCGTGAGAAGGACGGCCATAAGGACCCCCTGCTGCAGGAGATAAACCGCCTGCAGGACGAGGTCATGGCGAAGATCTCCAACCTCCGCAAGGAGCACGAGGCTGCCGAGAGGAAGCGCAGCGAGATCGAGAAAGTTGCGCAAATACTTGGCCTGAGCCCTTTAGATCGTCCCGGCAAGATCAGCAAGCTGAATAAAATCCGGGACCAGGAGGAGTTGCCTCCAAAGAGTGAGAAACGGGAGCAGGGGAGGAACCCAGAGGAGCAACCAGCTGCCGGCAGCGCCGCCTTAAAG gCAACCCCAGCGACTTCGACAGAGGCGTCGCCAGAACGGCAGCTCTCCACCgctgaggctccgccccctgaCCCATTTGAGTATTATGACGCTGGGAACCACTGGTGCAAAAACTGTAACATCACCTCTGGCtccatgtttgactttttcactCACTTACACAGCAAACCGCACCGGAAG aCTTTGGATCCGTACAATCGGCCCTGGGCCTCCGGTCCCACCAAGACCCCTAAGACCACCTCAGGAGACGCCAAGCAGACCAAACCAGCCAAAG GGTCGGAGTTCCTGGTTCCTGTCAGAGGGTTCTTCTGCCTGCTGTGTAAGGAGTTTTATGGAGACGCCATCTGTGCTGAGGAACACGTCATCACACACTTTCATAATGAGAAATACAAG AAACAAATGTTGGAGAATCCGCTGTATGAGCAGAGGAGGAACCTGGACCGCCAGGCGGGCCTGGGTTTGGAGGCAGGCGGAAAGAAACGCAAATATGACGACGACGATAAAGACAGAGAcgaaaagagcaaaaacaaaaaggagaaaaagaaggaagaggaggctgCCGAGACCTGCGATGAAAAGATCAAAGTAaaacaagaggaagaggagcagaaagtGAAGGCAACCAGAAAGAGCCTGGAGGAAGACAAGCTTTACAGCAAGAAAGATGAGGATGAAAAgtacaaacacagcaaaaaggAGGAGAAACACAACAGCAGAGAGAATGAAGACAGGAACAGCCGGTACAGAGGCAGCACTCGAGACGAAGAGTATCGGCACCGCCATCGCAGGGACGACGACGGTCATCCAAAGTACGGCAATAAATACACCGAGGACAAATACAAGCAGGAGAAATGTTCAGATTCCAGATCTAAACATGATCGAGATGAAGGGAAGCAAAAAGCCGAGCCTGAGAAACCAGGAGGGAAACCAGACGTCAGGAAGTCTGAACCTCCGGCAAAACCCTACGAGCTGCCCAAGATCTTCTGTGGGCCGAGTCCGGCCATGAGGGCGAAGCTCCGCAAGCAGGCGATGGAGGCCAACAAAGCACCGGCCTCTGCAGGCGCCGCCACTTCGTTTGGGAAGTTCACatggaagaagaaggagaacCAGCTGGCGAAGGAAGCCCAGAAAGTTGCAGCAGAGTTCCTCAAGGACGAAGAAGCGGCTGCAAAGCAGAAGCCAGGTGAAGAAGAGGACTCCTTGTCGAAGTCAGTGGCCGCTGCCAAAGAGATTGCTGAGAAGCTGGCCGGTGAGGAGCTAAAATCTCCACCTTGGTACGCGTCTGTTCGAGGACAGATCCGGCCAAACCTCCGTGCTCCTGTGGCTCCGCTGAGGAGAGCTTCCCTGGCAGGAAAACCTGCATCCCTTAACACATTTCTGAACATGAAACCCCAAAGCACCGATGGAGGTCCACCAGGGCCTTTTCCTAGGGCCCCTTTCAGGCCTCCAAATCCACAGATGTTCAACAACAAACCCGGGCCTCCAGTAAGCTCTGCTGGACCGTTTGGGGCAATGTCTGCTGCACCCATGGTGACTGGAAGAGAGCAGTTCGGTCCTAAACTCCCCCCTTCAATGTTGAAACCTGAACCGTGTCAGAATACCTCTAAGCCTGATTCAGCTGAGTCTAAACCTGAAATGAAGCAAGGGCCACTGTTCCCTAAACCTGCTCTGGTCCAGTCAAAGCCTGCAACAGCACAGAGTAGTCCTTCAACAACTTCCCCTGCATCGTTAAACACAGCATCCTCAGAAACTCTGTCTGCTCCATCAGAGGTTAAAGCTGCTCCACCCAAAGTTCCGCCTTCACAACCAGCGTTGATAAAGATTGTGTCCGACGTGGCGGCTCCTGGCGTCCCGGAAAGTGAGCAGACTCGCACCGTGTTCGTCAAGCCACCTCCTTTCAAGAGCATGTTAGCGGGGCCTCAGAAGTCGGAGAAGCTCCAGGGCAACCTGGCTGCAGCCAAGGCGCAGGCCTTATTTGACATCTTCTACAGCAGCCTCGGCCAAGCCGGCCCTTCCTCTTTCTCCAAAACAGAAACCGACGTTAGAGCTGCTAAAAGTTCTCCTTCAGTCCCCGTCCAAAATAAGAATCGGCCCCAAAATAAACCTGAAccccaaaaacaaacccaaacaccAAATACACTCCCAACTCAGACccacaaccaatcacagccccCAGATGGACCCAGACTCCAAACACAGGAAATGCCTGAATCCCAACCTCAGATTGAACCACAACTCCAAAATGAACCTAAACCCCTAAAACACACCCAACCACAACCTCAAGATGAACCCACACCACAACCTCAGGTCCAGTCACCAAAGGTACACCATGCTCAGTCCCCCAACGAACCCCAACCTCGACAACAAGCCCAACAAAAACCAGGATCTCAACCCCCGGATCATTCTCTACATCAGGCGGAGCCGTCACACGAACCTCAAACGGCCCCCCAGCACCGTTCTACTGAACCTCCAAATACAACACCAACTTCTCCACAGAACGGGTTTCAAAGCCCACAAACCCAAACTGATGGTGACATTCAGATTACCTCTGTTTGGTCTCTTCAGGACATCACAGCTCCAACAGCTAAAGCTGCAGGTCCTGACCCATCTGACCCACCGCCTCACTCAGAACAGACTCCACCAGAAGGATTGTCTCAAAGTCCACCCTCTAGTCCTGGGCCCAAATCTCAAATCTGCCCACAGACGAAGCCCGTTAGGATGGAACCAGCAGCTGAGCCACTGTTCCAGCCAGAACCTCAGTTTGAACCCCAACTGGACCAGGATGCTAATTCACATCAAGAGACGACTTCAGAACCACAGCCTAAACCCAAACCAAGTCCTAGAACCAGAGGTAAGGCAGCAACGACGAAGAAGACCCCTTCTGCCGCTCCGGTTCGTCAGACCCGCTCCCAGACCCGATACCAGACCCGTCAACAGCAGAGTCAACCAGAACTCGAACAGGACCCAGGGAACCAGGACATCACGGCGTCAGAAGCTAAAGGTCTGGAGTCTCCTGATCCGGACAAAGAGACGGATCCTCCAGGGACGGCGGTCACCCCGGAGACCTTGGGTCTCCCTTCAGACATGACCGCCCTGGACTTTGACTACACTTTTAACTTTGAGTAG